In Marispirochaeta aestuarii, the genomic window TTCTGCCGGAGGCACCGGGTTTTCTATCTCCTTTATGATCCGCGCCGGGGGGGCAGAAAAAACAGTGATATAATCCCCCAGGATCATCGCCTCCTGGATATCATGGGTAACAAAGACGGTCGTGGGGGTCGTCTCCGCCCATAAGGACAAAAACCACTCCACAAGGTCCAGCTTTCGTGCCAGATCCAGGGCCTGTAGGGGTTCATCCATCAGCAGAATCTCCCCAGGGTAGGCGAAGGCCCTGGCAATGACAGCCCGCTGCCGCATTCCTCCCGAAAGTTCCGCGGGATAAGCATCCGCAAAGTCCCGCATACCGACCCGGGCAAGGGCTTCCTCCGCCCGTCTGCGAACCTCAAGTCGCTCGGTAAGCCCCTCATTTCCCTGAAGAACAAACTCCAGGTTGCCTCGGATGGTCCGCCAGGGGATGAGTCTCGGCTCCTGAAACAGATAGCTGATCCTTCGCGTCCCTACCCCTTCGATCCTTCCGCCCTCGGGCTGCAGAATCCCTGCCAGCATGTTCAAAAGACTTGTCTTGCCGCAGCCCGAGGGTCCGAGGATTACCGAAACCTTTCCCCCCGGAGCCCTCAGGTTCAGGCCGTCGAAGAGCAGCAGTTCCCCGAAGCGCTTCTGCACATTAACCAGGCGGATCACAGCACTCCCCCTCCGCGGCGGATCCCCGTGAAAAGCCGGCTACTGCGGCCCAGAAGGAATTCGCTCAAGGCGGACAAAAGAACCGCGATTACCGTCCAGGCGATAACTTCAGCGGTCTCGATGTAGATCTTTGCCTCATACATGGCGCTTCCCACGGCGGCTTCCGGACGGCTCAGTATCTCCGCGGCAATAACCGCCTTCCAGATAATCCCCAGGGCGGTCCTGGCTCCGGCACTGAAGTAGGTGTAAATTCCCGGAAGCAGTATGCTCCCGAGGATTCTTCTCCGGGGGACCCGGTAAACCCGGGCCATCTCTATCAGTCTGGGGTCCGCATTACGTATTCCCGCCACAACGTTCTCATAGATGATCGGAAAAGCCATCAGTACGGAGACAAACACCGGGACGAGGCCGGAGGGAAACCAGATCAGCGCCAGCAGTATAAAGGACATGACCGGTGTGCTCTTGATGATAATGACCAGGGGTTTGACAAGATTACGGAATACCGGCGACAGACCGGCGGCTACACCGCAAATCAGTCCCAGAACGGCGGATAGAAAAAAGGCCGCCGCACCCCGCAGGGAACTGGCCCCCAGGGCGGACACGAAGCCCGGGGATCGTACCACTTCCAGCAGAGAGACGGCCACCCGGAAGGGTCCGGGAAGAAGGACCTCAGTCCCCACGTACAGAGCCCCCAGCTTCCAAAAAGCGATTATCAGTACACCCCCCGTCATAGGGATACTGAGGGGATTCCTATTCGTAGAACTCATCCGACGGGACGCTCCCCCCAACGGAAGCGGCAGCAAAGCTGTGGAGTACCCGGTACAGCTCATCCACCCTGGGGCGCGCTTCCGCGGGACGCTGCAAATGCAGATTGAGCCGGGGTACCGCCGAGGCGATTATCCCCGCCGGCATCTCCATGAACTCCTCGGCAAGAAGGCCGGTCTCCTTAGGATGGGCAATTACCCAGTCTATGGCTGAGGAATATTCCGAGAAGAAGGCGTCCACCGTCTCCGGACTGGATTCCATGAGCTCAGCTTTAACCAGCACCGCGGTTATCGGATAGGTCTCCCCGGTTCCTGAGGTCCGGGCCCAGATCTTCTGCAGATCGATGACCGGCTGAACCTCGGGGTTTTTTTCAGAAACAATGCTTACGAAGGGTTCCGGCAGCACCGCCAGATCGATCTTCCCGGCCGCCAGCTGAGGGGTAATCGATACCTGATCGAAACTGAAATCGATGCTGACATCCTCATCTGGATCGACGCCGCTCCGGTCGAGGACATAACGCAGGATAAACTCCGGAGTCGATCCCTGGGCAATGCAGTAGATCGTCCTGCCCCTGAGGTCCTCCATGGAGCTGATATCCTTCCGGGAGCTGACTACATACAGCAGTCCGTCCCCGCTAACTGCTCCGAAGCGATAGGGGACGCCTTTGTTGTGCAGAACCGCAGCCAGATTGATCGGAACGGCGGCAATATCCACCTCACCGGACATTATCCGGGCGAGCATTATTTGAGGTTCCTGGACGATCCGATACTCAGCCTCAAATCCCTCGGCGAAGACGGGACGATTCTTGAAAAGAGGAAGCATTCCGATTGAGGTTGGGCCCTTGAGTCCGGCTACCTGAATTGATACGGGCTCCCGGGAAGCTTCCGGGGCTGCTTCCCCCACCCCTTCGGCTGTGAGATTGAAATTGAGAATGATAAGTATAAGAACACTAATGCCTGCGGATAATCTTTTCATGCTACCTCCGGTCAATCTAACCCTACTGAAGGGATAAGCCTTGGTCAATATCGGAGGTTCTCCTCCCGACAAGACTGTTCAGCCTCTCGGAGGCCGCAAACATGACGACCAAAAAACCGAGGAGAATAAAGGGCAGCAGGACAAGCCCCGTATACTGCAGAATGAATCCCAACAGGGGCGGCAGGTAGGCGGATCCCACATAGGCAAACCCCATCTGGAATCCTATGACCTTGCGGGAAGCCTCCCGTCCGAAGCGTGCCGGGACCTCGTGAATCATAGCGGGGAACACCGGAGAAAGCCCCAGCCCCACCATTACCAGAGCGACTCCAATAAGGGCATCCGGCAGGGGCAGAAGCAGGATCAGGATACCCGCGAGGGCTGTAATTATTCCCATTCTGATCATCCGTACATTGCTAAGCCTGAAGGAGATTATCCCGGACAGAAAACGGCCGGCGGTGATCCCGCCGTAGTACATGGCAATCCAGGAGGCAGCCCCCTCGATACTGAAGTTACGTGTATGCACGAGATAACTGCTGCCCCATAAACCCAGGCCGACCTCCACTCCGCAGTATAGAAGCATGGTCATAAGAGCGCAGACAACTCCCGGCAGTTCGAAGACCCCTGGGCAGCCCTTCTTTTGTGTCGTTCCCGGCTGCGGCGCCCCCTGCGGATTAATTAGAACCTGGTGCTTTTTCCAAAGCGGAAAACTTACCAGAATAACAGCTGCCATGAAGAGCTGTAGAAAGGCCAGGGTGCGGGCGCCGGGTTGCCAGGAACCAGTCTGTTCAAGAGCATATGACATTATAAGCGGCCCCAGGGTGGCGCCGATCCCCCAGAAGGAGTGGAGCCAGTTCATGTGATGAGCCCTGAAATGGAGGGCAACGTAATGGTTCAGGGAGGCATCCACTGCTCCTCCGCCTACCCCGAGAGGAACGGCAAGAAATAGAAGCCAGACAAATGAGGGAGCCGCGAAAAAACCGAAGAGCGCCAGGGATGTCATGAGGATACTGATAAAGGTAATCCTGGATGTGCCTATCTT contains:
- a CDS encoding ABC transporter ATP-binding protein, with translation MIRLVNVQKRFGELLLFDGLNLRAPGGKVSVILGPSGCGKTSLLNMLAGILQPEGGRIEGVGTRRISYLFQEPRLIPWRTIRGNLEFVLQGNEGLTERLEVRRRAEEALARVGMRDFADAYPAELSGGMRQRAVIARAFAYPGEILLMDEPLQALDLARKLDLVEWFLSLWAETTPTTVFVTHDIQEAMILGDYITVFSAPPARIIKEIENPVPPAERRLEDPRLMSVEAELYRSILDKRS
- a CDS encoding ABC transporter permease, with the protein product MSSTNRNPLSIPMTGGVLIIAFWKLGALYVGTEVLLPGPFRVAVSLLEVVRSPGFVSALGASSLRGAAAFFLSAVLGLICGVAAGLSPVFRNLVKPLVIIIKSTPVMSFILLALIWFPSGLVPVFVSVLMAFPIIYENVVAGIRNADPRLIEMARVYRVPRRRILGSILLPGIYTYFSAGARTALGIIWKAVIAAEILSRPEAAVGSAMYEAKIYIETAEVIAWTVIAVLLSALSEFLLGRSSRLFTGIRRGGGVL
- a CDS encoding ABC transporter substrate-binding protein, whose product is MKRLSAGISVLILIILNFNLTAEGVGEAAPEASREPVSIQVAGLKGPTSIGMLPLFKNRPVFAEGFEAEYRIVQEPQIMLARIMSGEVDIAAVPINLAAVLHNKGVPYRFGAVSGDGLLYVVSSRKDISSMEDLRGRTIYCIAQGSTPEFILRYVLDRSGVDPDEDVSIDFSFDQVSITPQLAAGKIDLAVLPEPFVSIVSEKNPEVQPVIDLQKIWARTSGTGETYPITAVLVKAELMESSPETVDAFFSEYSSAIDWVIAHPKETGLLAEEFMEMPAGIIASAVPRLNLHLQRPAEARPRVDELYRVLHSFAAASVGGSVPSDEFYE
- a CDS encoding MFS transporter, producing MATVKKRRDGFAVPERCRAEPEDRKRPMATVKKRRDGFAVPERCRAEPEDGKRPMATVKKRRDGFAVPERCRAEPEDGKRPTATVKKRRDGFAVPERCRAEPEDGKRPMATVKEEHTIITILLLLVIYLAFISLGLPDSILGVAIPVIQREWGIELSTAGLISMVSISGGIIYSFLSGYITEKIGTSRITFISILMTSLALFGFFAAPSFVWLLFLAVPLGVGGGAVDASLNHYVALHFRAHHMNWLHSFWGIGATLGPLIMSYALEQTGSWQPGARTLAFLQLFMAAVILVSFPLWKKHQVLINPQGAPQPGTTQKKGCPGVFELPGVVCALMTMLLYCGVEVGLGLWGSSYLVHTRNFSIEGAASWIAMYYGGITAGRFLSGIISFRLSNVRMIRMGIITALAGILILLLPLPDALIGVALVMVGLGLSPVFPAMIHEVPARFGREASRKVIGFQMGFAYVGSAYLPPLLGFILQYTGLVLLPFILLGFLVVMFAASERLNSLVGRRTSDIDQGLSLQ